One genomic region from Blastocatellia bacterium encodes:
- a CDS encoding phage integrase N-terminal SAM-like domain-containing protein, protein MTDYILSRPRLLDQVRELIRLKHYSIRTKEAYVRWIKKYIFPNLAVNRNVATPTH, encoded by the coding sequence ATGACGGATTATATACTGAGCAGGCCCAGGTTACTCGATCAAGTGCGCGAGTTGATCCGCCTCAAGCACTACAGCATCAGGACCAAAGAAGCTTATGTGCGTTGGATCAAAAAGTATATTTTTCCCAATTTGGCCGTCAATCGAAATGTGGCGACTCCCACCCACTAA
- a CDS encoding type II toxin-antitoxin system HicB family antitoxin, with product MRVKVVLEASDEGGYTVYVPSLPGCVSEGETVEEALRNIREAIELYLEPVEDDLVMEETALVHEIEM from the coding sequence ATGCGTGTTAAGGTTGTACTTGAAGCCAGCGATGAAGGCGGATACACCGTTTACGTCCCATCTTTGCCTGGCTGTGTTAGCGAAGGAGAGACGGTAGAAGAAGCCCTGAGAAACATCCGGGAAGCGATCGAACTGTACCTTGAACCTGTGGAAGATGATCTAGTGATGGAGGAAACTGCCCTGGTACACGAGATTGAAATGTGA